The window aataattaagatgagtaatataaataatgtaaatatagtaatgtaaataatgtaaatatagtaatgtgttgatataacaaaataacaatagcaaaaaaCTACTAGAAAGTGCTGATATTGTGGAAGCAAGAGTCCATTAAAGGATAATTGCTActgtttttcaaatttaacattttcttatatatatagatcatagatttttaatttattgttgaagtattatatttttactatttaaaaaattttataatatgtatcttatctaattttctaattatctaTCATTATTCTAAGATGtacattcaaataaaaataaacatctataattaaatatataaataaataaaactaattactgataaaatattattatttataaatgcatACCGATTGTACCTCCTAAATATGGTTGAACAGTAGCAAGTAACATACACAGGAGCatggagaagaaaaagctATATCtctgaaataatttattttgctttttctgTTGTATTTTTGTATGTTGTTTATAATGCAAATGTATCATTATTTGCTATAAATTAGCCTCAAAAAGAATACTTAAGCCTAAAACATATCTCTATTTATATCAtccaatgataattataaacatacttaaaattaaactaagaaaatacatttaattataaatttttttatttcttttttaattaaatatattcattaaaatattattaatatattacttttatctaaTTATCCATGATCAGTTAACCTTAACAAAATTAACTTCttacaataaggataattatacaaaaatccCTGAAATTTCTTATcagaaataatacgaaattatcgaaaaaaacgATACTATCTTATTACAATGAATTACTCATTTTCATTAACGACGGATATTTTTGCTTGTTGGATGCTGCTCTCTGGTGGTCTGATATATAAACTGACAAGTGaacatgattaatatttaaatgtatatgtacgtttgcttttttgattgaaaagtatttttttaatagttagataatatttataatttttctttaacaagataattatatattatgcaaTACACTTTAAAATGATAGCCATTTAATAGAATAAACAACTTGgatttatgacaataataaaattaaatgaatacttttttattaatggatgtatatatttaaacgtataataattttaaagaacATTACAAAATTCATTTACAAGAATTCATATAAAACTTAATAGTAGTcgatgtatattataaaataatgttattttttgtgtgtgtatacatgtgtTCATATATTATGTGATTCATATGAAAAtcacagaaaaagaaatgttatatatgtgatgctatttttttatttgaagtgTATGTATGCTAAGCTGCATAGCACATCATGATCATTAAGTGTATGTGTCGTGTTCCAATGCACATACATAccttataaaacatatatttactaaaaatttattattgataaaactattattacttcttgttctaatatatcttattcaaaattttatgTATCCAAAATGATTATATAGACTAGATGCAATAATTACACATATACTATCTTCTGTaagttttatttgtttcatgGAATTCAGTAGATATTTTCGTATCATTTTTAGTAATGAAATATAGGAGATTTTTACGATTGCTCATTAAGATACAATCTGCTTCAATAGATCTTCATGATCCAGAAATATGATTGTGTATACTTTTATGTCGTGATTTTCTCTAAAGAAATAGATATCATTtatcatatacacatataaaggTAATGAGCAATAAAtagtaaacaaatattatgATCTTGGTTATGTGATAACATTTCTGATACAATATTAATGTATGCGttgtttatttcaatattactaatgcatatttatatataaaatctttatatataatgaattatattgattatattaaaagtatcaataatattagagAATGTCTCgaagttattttatttataattttataaggagttatcttctatttatttctgaaACTTTAAGAATCGCTATATCTCCTGTATGTATTAATTCAAAACATTACATCTGAttcaacaataaattaatatatatatgtatgtatgtatatatatattttttttttctttttttatttcttatatataatacgtattgaaaatttataaaaactgATGAAAATTTGTgcatttgtaatttatttaaaatttcttataaaaattgatttatgagaaataaatttttttattatgcattttattttttatccaagtactaattcattttctataaaatatacaaataatataatatattatgacaagaaataattacttatatgatcaaaaacttgaaaaataataaattatcaatttctttaaattctatctaaataaaattttgtttaaatacgaggaaaatttaatattgttatttttattaataaactaatatttataGACATTACTGTTAATACAgtaatgtacatataaattatattaggaTAAAACGCATGATGTTATATTACTTTCtaaaattttactttcattatttaaacGGAAATTTACCTTATACGCAGATTTATTGCATGATGCAGAAAGACTATTCATTTGCGTTAACTTCAAATAAGATCTTACACCTCTTAATGAACGATATTGACTGTTTGGTAATCGACTGTTgggattattattagtaagaTCAAGGATAGAAGGTCCTAATGCTGCTCCTACCTAtaagttataattatatacataataagatttatgaattaagattatatatatataagcaaaaTTTTGTACCGCTTCAAACACTGTTGGAGTATATTTAGGAGGTACAAACAAATGATTCGTTGTTTTACTAATACCATCACGAATTCTGGCAggtataatatttactaaGCGACCAGAATTGTAATTACATTCGAGAGTATAACTACGTATGAGGCCTGTCATTTTATACACTGCTACTCGACCCGAACCTTCTCTTGACATACCATCTCTTTTATCACTGAAATAAATAcgaacttattattattgctttaaaCTTTTACACTTACTAAGTATCAATTTTAATGCATCAATCATCTATTTACTAACATAAGGTACATATTTCTCTCTGCAAAATTACatgatgaaaaatgaaaatttggaTTGTTAATGGACATCAATTTTGGCAGAAGCATACACATAATAGTATCTTCTGAATCGGTAAAATGATTTCCATACATGAATACACCTTTCTTTGAGGCATGACCATGAagatcaatatataaatagagacCAGATTCAGTGGATGATTTAGAAAGATCATTTGAATCAGTTTGACTCATTGTTTTATCAGTATATTtgtcttttaatatattttgatattcgtGTGTATCGCTAAATAATTCTTGTCCACCtgaatacattaaaataaatttatatcttaaagacaaatttcataatttaataaatctaaatGACTATACCAAATTGATAATGTTGCACCTTACCACAACATGTATTATCCAAATTATTTGATGTGAACATACACTCATATTTAACTCCTGTATCAGATTTAGCTCTTTCATTTAATGTCATTAATTTTACCTGAAggcaatattaatgaaaagcaATAGATATTGTAGAATATTAAGTTATGTTTGACAGACCCATTGTCATAATTTGacgtaattaaaatataatgcaGCATTACCCGTTGTAGTAATCTTGTAGGTGTATTACATATAACATTAGTACGTAGATGTtgtatctctttcattttgatattgtttttattctttatacatGTACTTTCTATTTCCAAAGATAATTGttcttctattatattataagaatgatgataatatctataatattataaaaaataatttataataaaatatttctacagaaaaataaataaaaagatcacgtattagaaaaaacaaagaaaaaattacatcAAATATTCTAccttattaaatttcttgcTGCATATATTGTAGGATGATCATTTTCAGAAGGATTTAAATACATCCTATTGAGATTTACTCCTTTAGTATCCATTCGATAATGTCCTTTAGCTACACCATCAGGATTAAGCATTGGTATTAACTTGAATACATATATGCGACGTAAATGAAGAGCTATTTGATCTTCTCGATTTAAAAGAAACTTCAGAAACCCATTCAGTACAAAACTCGATGGTGTTTCTCCTGGATGTACCCTTGCACTTATAAAGACaacctataaatatatatatttaatgaattagcccatattcaaatatttacacacacaaattaaaaattaaaacaaaaagaaaatatactttcTTATCCAAAAATTTGAAAGGTCTTTCTTCATGTTTCTCTGGAAACATGTTATCAAATCTATCCTCtcttacatttaatatattgtgATAAGAACTTATTGTCAAAACATCTAATCTACGACCTTCTAATGATTTTATTGCACATTCCCTGTGATAATATATGTCATCAATGCTTGTCACAAAGTGTTTCGCCATTCTtatgtcaattttttttaaatagttttGTAAATCAGTGTATGAAAAAGGATAAGTGAAAGCAAAATATGTTACAGCCTTTTGATTTTCTGGGGTATAATAAGTAAAAGATAGCGTAAAGTCACTACTGGTTTGATCAACCTGTGGAATTAAAAACAGTATTAAGAatgacaatttttaatttattatttctcaagaataaatccaaataaaaaaatagtattatttttattattatgatattatgtactttaatttttaaccaattgttatattattcataatataattactttatatGTTGGTCTATCATGGATCCGTTCCCAATGAAGTTGTCCtggtattattttatatactggACACATTCCTTGACTGAACATTCTAacttgtttatttaaattaactaTGTTGAATCTGACGTAAATACCTGGAGCACATGCCTTAACACCAAAATAAAACCATGTTCGATTATTGTTTTGATATTCTGTTCCATGGCAATCATACTTCGTCcacaaattaaattcataatcaAATGTCTCATCAGAATTTAAACTTTTGCAGGATCTACTTTCATTTTCAGAAATTGCTATAAatggacatatatatatatatatatatatatatatatatatatatatatattatggacatatatattatatatattatatatatatataatgataatttgtcaataatgataatttgtcgatataaataatattgaatttatcatTGAGTttgagaataaatatattattaatgaatatattagtTTATGCAcgttataagataaaaatgattaccTATATTACATATCTCTGATACTCTTACCAACTCAACTTTAGCCAAATTAGCAGaatcaaaattattgtaaaatacaaAACCACCACAGTTAATATTTTCAGCCATATCTATCAATTTGCTTTTATTGCGTTATTCACTGATTGACTTCCATGTTGAACTGGAAAAGAcatttctatgaaaaaattaaaaaataatatatggtTATATGttcaaagaataaataaaaaattcaaaatatctCAATACTATTgttaacttaaaaaaaaattactatagtATCTagtatatttgaataaatttagatttttataatattaaaagttttatttacaaCGTCAAAAACTATGACATATTTTCTGAACATATATAGCTAATAGTAACATTTTGATCTAAGTAATACTCAAAATATCCTAAATATTTGGTTAGTTAATCTTGATTACATTTACAACTTAAAATTTAaacgttaaaatttattaaacgtcAATTTATTAAAACCTATTCATTATACctaaaattatcataaaaaaattatttaaaacttaCGTCTTTGTAGTTTATCACTGTTTGACTAATGACACatcaatagatatattttttgtcagctgttct is drawn from Vespa crabro chromosome 10, iyVesCrab1.2, whole genome shotgun sequence and contains these coding sequences:
- the LOC124427468 gene encoding cytosolic carboxypeptidase-like protein 5 isoform X4, with translation MFSQGMCPVYKIIPGQLHWERIHDRPTYKVDQTSSDFTLSFTYYTPENQKAVTYFAFTYPFSYTDLQNYLKKIDIRMAKHFVTSIDDIYYHRECAIKSLEGRRLDVLTISSYHNILNVREDRFDNMFPEKHEERPFKFLDKKVVFISARVHPGETPSSFVLNGFLKFLLNREDQIALHLRRIYVFKLIPMLNPDGVAKGHYRMDTKGVNLNRMYLNPSENDHPTIYAARNLIRYYHHSYNIIEEQLSLEIESTCIKNKNNIKMKEIQHLRTNVICNTPTRLLQRVKLMTLNERAKSDTGVKYECMFTSNNLDNTCCGGQELFSDTHEYQNILKDKYTDKTMSQTDSNDLSKSSTESGLYLYIDLHGHASKKGVFMYGNHFTDSEDTIMCMLLPKLMSINNPNFHFSSCNFAERNMYLIDKRDGMSREGSGRVAVYKMTGLIRSYTLECNYNSGRLVNIIPARIRDGISKTTNHLFVPPKYTPTVFEAVGAALGPSILDLTNNNPNSRLPNSQYRSLRGVRSYLKLTQMNSLSASCNKSAYKVNFRLNNESKILESNITSCVLS
- the LOC124427468 gene encoding cytosolic carboxypeptidase-like protein 5 isoform X3, translating into MAENINCGGFVFYNNFDSANLAKVELACAPGIYVRFNIVNLNKQVRMFSQGMCPVYKIIPGQLHWERIHDRPTYKVDQTSSDFTLSFTYYTPENQKAVTYFAFTYPFSYTDLQNYLKKIDIRMAKHFVTSIDDIYYHRECAIKSLEGRRLDVLTISSYHNILNVREDRFDNMFPEKHEERPFKFLDKKVVFISARVHPGETPSSFVLNGFLKFLLNREDQIALHLRRIYVFKLIPMLNPDGVAKGHYRMDTKGVNLNRMYLNPSENDHPTIYAARNLIRYYHHSYNIIEEQLSLEIESTCIKNKNNIKMKEIQHLRTNVICNTPTRLLQRVKLMTLNERAKSDTGVKYECMFTSNNLDNTCCGGQELFSDTHEYQNILKDKYTDKTMSQTDSNDLSKSSTESGLYLYIDLHGHASKKGVFMYGNHFTDSEDTIMCMLLPKLMSINNPNFHFSSCNFAERNMYLIDKRDGMSREGSGRVAVYKMTGLIRSYTLECNYNSGRLVNIIPARIRDGISKTTNHLFVPPKYTPTVFEAVGAALGPSILDLTNNNPNSRLPNSQYRSLRGVRSYLKLTQMNSLSASCNKSAYKVNFRLNNESKILESNITSCVLS
- the LOC124427468 gene encoding cytosolic carboxypeptidase-like protein 5 isoform X2, which translates into the protein MAENINCGGFVFYNNFDSANLAKVELVRVSEICNIAISENESRSCKSLNSDETFDYEFNLWTKYDCHGTEYQNNNRTWFYFGVKACAPGIYVRFNIVNLNKQVRMFSQGMCPVYKIIPGQLHWERIHDRPTYKVDQTSSDFTLSFTYYTPENQKAVTYFAFTYPFSYTDLQNYLKKIDIRMAKHFVTSIDDIYYHRECAIKSLEGRRLDVLTISSYHNILNVREDRFDNMFPEKHEERPFKFLDKKVVFISARVHPGETPSSFVLNGFLKFLLNREDQIALHLRRIYVFKLIPMLNPDGVAKGHYRMDTKGVNLNRMYLNPSENDHPTIYAARNLIRYYHHSYNIIEEQLSLEIESTCIKNKNNIKMKEIQHLRTNVICNTPTRLLQRVKLMTLNERAKSDTGVKYECMFTSNNLDNTCCGGQELFSDTHEYQNILKDKYTDKTMSQTDSNDLSKSSTESGLYLYIDLHGHASKKGVFMYGNHFTDSEDTIMCMLLPKLMSINNPNFHFSSCNFAERNMYLIDKRDGMSREGSGRVAVYKMTGLIRSYTLECNYNSGRLVNIIPARIRDGISKTTNHLFVPPKYTPTVFEAVGAALGPSILDLTNNNPNSRLPNSQYRSLRGVRSYLKLTQMNSLSASCNKSAYKRKSRHKSIHNHISGS
- the LOC124427468 gene encoding cytosolic carboxypeptidase-like protein 5 isoform X1, encoding MAENINCGGFVFYNNFDSANLAKVELVRVSEICNIAISENESRSCKSLNSDETFDYEFNLWTKYDCHGTEYQNNNRTWFYFGVKACAPGIYVRFNIVNLNKQVRMFSQGMCPVYKIIPGQLHWERIHDRPTYKVDQTSSDFTLSFTYYTPENQKAVTYFAFTYPFSYTDLQNYLKKIDIRMAKHFVTSIDDIYYHRECAIKSLEGRRLDVLTISSYHNILNVREDRFDNMFPEKHEERPFKFLDKKVVFISARVHPGETPSSFVLNGFLKFLLNREDQIALHLRRIYVFKLIPMLNPDGVAKGHYRMDTKGVNLNRMYLNPSENDHPTIYAARNLIRYYHHSYNIIEEQLSLEIESTCIKNKNNIKMKEIQHLRTNVICNTPTRLLQRVKLMTLNERAKSDTGVKYECMFTSNNLDNTCCGGQELFSDTHEYQNILKDKYTDKTMSQTDSNDLSKSSTESGLYLYIDLHGHASKKGVFMYGNHFTDSEDTIMCMLLPKLMSINNPNFHFSSCNFAERNMYLIDKRDGMSREGSGRVAVYKMTGLIRSYTLECNYNSGRLVNIIPARIRDGISKTTNHLFVPPKYTPTVFEAVGAALGPSILDLTNNNPNSRLPNSQYRSLRGVRSYLKLTQMNSLSASCNKSAYKVNFRLNNESKILESNITSCVLS